From the Megalops cyprinoides isolate fMegCyp1 chromosome 21, fMegCyp1.pri, whole genome shotgun sequence genome, one window contains:
- the glcci1a gene encoding glucocorticoid induced 1a isoform X1, whose translation MSASAKSASHLQQRVRRSEGSPTAPSGTNTSNSTARLLPVRATVPYQLLRGSQSPARSPSSFSVGSNTEPTTSSSSGPASPTQLLASPGGSGSVEARLIVGQRRSPPDSQSSPERSPNSPVSRVDRCKPQQVGGSGSIRRTSSLGAITGPYLTGQWPRDPQLLLPFCTRDKATQTPGCWAEEGGGKRKAHRRSASWGSADQLKEQIAKLRQQLHRSKQGCRHSKEKELLSPQQGAHFTTASQPQASMSKPGQMPLSNMTVPKATISRVPSSMEGINHELEKVFIRDCTSEREELKALEVPDGRRAPFPPQQRSSSSHSVDTQTPSAPGRSSSCSSLSPCPSPACPPGSRDDSPYYAEDKDSENSSPLPKLASSPKPNNSYMFKREPPEGCERIKVFEEMASRQSGSTPLFSCPDKNKVNFIPTGSAFCPVKLPGPSLSATTSDPDDPDDPDAAAGPSSAPPGMVRFARPFPPVTQVSTSTSTDPPEAPATPPGQHQGAALDLLYPSQNSDVS comes from the exons ATGTCAGCATCTGCCAAGAGCGCATCACACCTCCAGCAGCGGGTCAGACGTAGCGAGGGGTCTCCAACCGCCCCATCCGGCACCAACACCAGCAACAGCACGGCTCGCCTGCTGCCCGTCCGCGCCACCGTGCCGTACCAGCTCTTGCGTGGAAGCCAGAGCCCAGcccgctctccctcctccttctcagtCGGTAGCAACACGGAACCGACGACATCCAGCAGCTCCGGTCCCGCAAGCCCGACGCAGTTGCTGGCGAGCCCGGGAGGGAGCGGATCGGTGGAAGCGAGGCTGATCGTCGGACAGAGACGGTCGCCGCCTGACAGCCAGAGCTCACCTGAGCGGAGTCCCAACTCACCCGTGAGCAGAG TGGACAGGTGTAAGCCTCAGCAGGTGGGCGGCTCCGGCTCTATCCGTCGTACCTCGTCTCTGGGTGCGATCACAGGGCCCTACCTGACGGGCCAGTGGCCCCGGGATCCCCAGCTGCTCCTCCCTTTCTGCACCCGAGACAAAGCCACACAG ACTCCTGGATGCTGGGCtgaggaaggagggggaaagaggaaagCACACCGCCGCTCGGCATCGTGGGGCAGCGCTGACCAGCTCAAAGAG cagatCGCCAAACTCCGGCAGCAGCTGCACCGCAGTAAACAGGGCTGCCGACACAGTAAGGAGAAGGAGCTTCTCTCtccccagcagggggcgcactTCACCACGGCCAGCCAACCGCAG gcgTCCATGTCGAAGCCCGGGCAGATGCCGCTGTCCAACATGACAGTGCCCAAGGCCACCATCTCCAGAGTTCCCAGCAGCATGGAGGGCATCAACCACGAGCTGGAGAAGGTGTTCATCAGAGACTGCACCTCCGAGAGGGAGGAGCTCAAG GCTCTGGAGGTGCCGGACGGCCGGCGTGCCCCGTTCCCCCCGCAGCAGCGTAGCAGCAGCTCCCACAGTGTGGACACGCAGACGCCCTCCGCCCCCGGCcgctccagcagctgctccagcctctcgccctgcccctcccccgcctGCCCCCCCGGCTCCCGCGACGACAGCCCCTACTACGCTGAGGACAAAG ACAGCGAGAACAGTTCTCCTCTGCCCAAGCTGGCCTCCTCCCCCAAACCCAACAACAGCTACATGTTCAAGCGAGAGCCTCCGGAGGGCTGTGAGAGGATCAAGGTCTTCGAGGAGATGGC GTCTCGGCAGTCTGGCTCCACCCCCCTCTTCTCCTGCCCCGACAAAAACAAGGTGAACTTCATCCCCACTGGCTCCGCCTTCTGTCCCGTCAAGCTCCCGGGCCCCTCGCTCTCCGCCACGACCTCTGACCCTGACGACCCCGACGACCCGGACGCCGCCGCCGGCCCCAGCTCCGCCCCCCCAGGCATGGTCAGATTCGCCCGGCCCTTCCCCCCCGTGACTCAGGTctccaccagcaccagcacagaCCCCCCCGAGGCGCCCGCAACACCACCCGGCCAGCACCAGGGGGCAGCATTGGACCTGCTGTACCCATCGCAGAACTCTGACGTCAGCTAG
- the glcci1a gene encoding glucocorticoid induced 1a isoform X2, with product MSASAKSASHLQQRVRRSEGSPTAPSGTNTSNSTARLLPVRATVPYQLLRGSQSPARSPSSFSVGSNTEPTTSSSSGPASPTQLLASPGGSGSVEARLIVGQRRSPPDSQSSPERSPNSPVSRVDRCKPQQVGGSGSIRRTSSLGAITGPYLTGQWPRDPQLLLPFCTRDKATQTPGCWAEEGGGKRKAHRRSASWGSADQLKEIAKLRQQLHRSKQGCRHSKEKELLSPQQGAHFTTASQPQASMSKPGQMPLSNMTVPKATISRVPSSMEGINHELEKVFIRDCTSEREELKALEVPDGRRAPFPPQQRSSSSHSVDTQTPSAPGRSSSCSSLSPCPSPACPPGSRDDSPYYAEDKDSENSSPLPKLASSPKPNNSYMFKREPPEGCERIKVFEEMASRQSGSTPLFSCPDKNKVNFIPTGSAFCPVKLPGPSLSATTSDPDDPDDPDAAAGPSSAPPGMVRFARPFPPVTQVSTSTSTDPPEAPATPPGQHQGAALDLLYPSQNSDVS from the exons ATGTCAGCATCTGCCAAGAGCGCATCACACCTCCAGCAGCGGGTCAGACGTAGCGAGGGGTCTCCAACCGCCCCATCCGGCACCAACACCAGCAACAGCACGGCTCGCCTGCTGCCCGTCCGCGCCACCGTGCCGTACCAGCTCTTGCGTGGAAGCCAGAGCCCAGcccgctctccctcctccttctcagtCGGTAGCAACACGGAACCGACGACATCCAGCAGCTCCGGTCCCGCAAGCCCGACGCAGTTGCTGGCGAGCCCGGGAGGGAGCGGATCGGTGGAAGCGAGGCTGATCGTCGGACAGAGACGGTCGCCGCCTGACAGCCAGAGCTCACCTGAGCGGAGTCCCAACTCACCCGTGAGCAGAG TGGACAGGTGTAAGCCTCAGCAGGTGGGCGGCTCCGGCTCTATCCGTCGTACCTCGTCTCTGGGTGCGATCACAGGGCCCTACCTGACGGGCCAGTGGCCCCGGGATCCCCAGCTGCTCCTCCCTTTCTGCACCCGAGACAAAGCCACACAG ACTCCTGGATGCTGGGCtgaggaaggagggggaaagaggaaagCACACCGCCGCTCGGCATCGTGGGGCAGCGCTGACCAGCTCAAAGAG atCGCCAAACTCCGGCAGCAGCTGCACCGCAGTAAACAGGGCTGCCGACACAGTAAGGAGAAGGAGCTTCTCTCtccccagcagggggcgcactTCACCACGGCCAGCCAACCGCAG gcgTCCATGTCGAAGCCCGGGCAGATGCCGCTGTCCAACATGACAGTGCCCAAGGCCACCATCTCCAGAGTTCCCAGCAGCATGGAGGGCATCAACCACGAGCTGGAGAAGGTGTTCATCAGAGACTGCACCTCCGAGAGGGAGGAGCTCAAG GCTCTGGAGGTGCCGGACGGCCGGCGTGCCCCGTTCCCCCCGCAGCAGCGTAGCAGCAGCTCCCACAGTGTGGACACGCAGACGCCCTCCGCCCCCGGCcgctccagcagctgctccagcctctcgccctgcccctcccccgcctGCCCCCCCGGCTCCCGCGACGACAGCCCCTACTACGCTGAGGACAAAG ACAGCGAGAACAGTTCTCCTCTGCCCAAGCTGGCCTCCTCCCCCAAACCCAACAACAGCTACATGTTCAAGCGAGAGCCTCCGGAGGGCTGTGAGAGGATCAAGGTCTTCGAGGAGATGGC GTCTCGGCAGTCTGGCTCCACCCCCCTCTTCTCCTGCCCCGACAAAAACAAGGTGAACTTCATCCCCACTGGCTCCGCCTTCTGTCCCGTCAAGCTCCCGGGCCCCTCGCTCTCCGCCACGACCTCTGACCCTGACGACCCCGACGACCCGGACGCCGCCGCCGGCCCCAGCTCCGCCCCCCCAGGCATGGTCAGATTCGCCCGGCCCTTCCCCCCCGTGACTCAGGTctccaccagcaccagcacagaCCCCCCCGAGGCGCCCGCAACACCACCCGGCCAGCACCAGGGGGCAGCATTGGACCTGCTGTACCCATCGCAGAACTCTGACGTCAGCTAG